Proteins from one Kwoniella shivajii chromosome 1, complete sequence genomic window:
- a CDS encoding elongation factor G, mitochondrial, translated as MSSLPRLASRIRSPISTSPLIRPVVLARKPILSPSTPAIATSPLGKTRSSTTVASKRSFSSTSRVKDEEKPKEEWPERVLPVLKDSDLKRLKRQRNVGISAHIDSGKTTLTERILYYTGRIRDIHEVRGRDAVGAKMDSMELEREKGITIQSAATFADWVSPPPPTELAEGSTLFGTATTSNEGKEKYSINIIDTPGHVDFTIEVERALRVLDGAVLVLCAVSGVQSQTITVDRQMRRYNVPRLAFINKMDRAGSNPFRVIQQLRLKLKMNAAALQVPIGAEGDFSGVVDLVRMKALYNEGVKGNQVVETDEIPESVRALAEEKRAELIEQLSEADETLCDLFLDESPINELDIAQALRRATVSLRFTPVFMGSAIKNTGVQALLDGVCQYLPDPNEVHNQALDAALPSHAPPVPLVPAAEAPLVGLAFKLEEGRYGQLTYMRVYQGELKRGSVIYNARTGKKVKVPRLVRMHSDEMEDVEAIGAGEICAMFGVECSSGDTFTDGSTTFSMTSMFVPEPVISLSIRPEGNETPNFSRALNRFQKEDPTFRVHVDSESQETIISGMGELHLDIYVERMKREYNVACVTGKPRVAFRETITEESKFNYTHKKQSGGSGQFGRVIGRLEPMEMDADTNKDTAFENRIIGGNIPNQFIPAIEKGFQEALDRGLLTGHPISGCRFVLEDGSAHSVDSNELAFRLAAIGAFRESFQKSKPVILEPVMTVEVVAPIEFQGNVIGALNQRKGTIVDTEIRDDEFTLTAEVALNDMFGYSSQLRGMTQGKGEFSMEYKNHQPVMPNVQRDMMEAFRKKQLSK; from the exons ATGTCGTCTCTTCCTCGACTTGCTTCTCGAATCCGATCTCCcatatcaacttcacctttaATACGACCTGTTGTCCTCGCGCGAAAACCGATCTTATCCCCTTCGACCCCTGCCATAGCGACATCGCCTCTGGGTAAAACGCGATCTTCCACCACTGTAGCGTCCAAAAGATCTTTCTCGAGCACTTCCAgagtgaaagatgaggagaaacccaaagaagaatggccGGAAAGAGTTTTACCTGTGTTGAAAGACAGTGATCTGAAAAGACTGAAAAGGCAACGAAATGTCGGAAT ATCTGCTCATATCGATTCAGGCAAAACAACTTTGActgaaaga ATCTTGTATTATACAGGACGAATACGAGATATTCATGAAGTAAGAGGTAGAGATGCAGTCGGAGCTAAGATGGATTCGATGGAATTAGAGCGTGAAAAGGGAATAACAATTCAATCAGCTGCAACGTTCGCAGATTGGGtttcaccacctccacctacaGAATTAGCTGAAGGTTCAACTTTATTCGGTACAGCTACGACATCCaatgaaggtaaagagaaatATTCGATAAATATCATTGATACACCAGGACATGTAGATTTCACGATTGAAGTGGAACGAGCTCTTAGAGTTTTAGATGGTGCTGTATTGGTTTTATGCGCTGTATCAGGTGTACAAAGTCAAACTATAACAGTAGACAGGCAAATGAGAAGATATAATGTACCTAGATTGGCTTTCATCAATAAAATGGATCG AGCCGGATCGAACCCTTTCCGAGTCATTCAACAACTTCGATtgaaactgaagatgaaCGCTGCTGCCCTGCAGGTACCTATCGGTGCCGAAGGAGATTTCTCTGGTGTAGTCGATTTAGTCAGGATGAAGGCGTTGTACAATGAAGGTGTCAAGGG AAACCAAGTCGTTGAGACTGATGAGATACCAGAATCAGTTCGAGCTTTAGCAGAAGAGAAACGAGCTGAGCTCATCGAACAACTCTCAGAAGCCGATGAGACGTTATGTGATCTGTTCCTGGACGAATCACCAATCAATGAACTCGATATCGCACAAGCACTTCGAAGAGCTACTGTTTCGTTAAGATTTACTCCCGTGTTTATGGGTTCCGCAATCAAAAACACTGGTGTTCAAGCTTTGTTAGATGGTGTATGTCAATACCTACCCGATCCAAACGAAGTCCACAATCAAGCTCTTGATGCTGCTTTACCATCTCATGCACCCCCCGTGCCATTGGTCCCTGCTGCGGAAGCACCTTTGGTCGGATTGGCATTCaagttggaagaaggaagatatggtCAATTGACTTATATGAGAGTATATCAAGGTGAACtcaaaagaggaagtgtAATATACAATGCTAGAACAGGtaagaaagtcaaagtgCCAAGATTGGTGAGAATGCATTCGGATGAAATGGAG GATGTAGAAGCTATTGGTGCTGGTGAAATTTGCGCGATGTTCGGAGTAGAATGTTCTTCAGGAGATACATTCACAGACGGATCAACTACTTTCTCAATG ACATCCATGTTCGTCCCTGAACCTGTTATTTCGCTGTCTATTAGACCGGAAGGAAACGAAACTCCCAACTTCTCTAGAGCATTGAATAGGTTCCAGAAAGAGGACCCTACATTCAGAGTGCACGTGGATTCCGAGTCGCAAGAG ACAATCATTTCAGGGATGGGCGAATTGCATCTTGATATCTACGttgagaggatgaagagagaataTAACGTTGCTTGCGTTACCGGTAAACCAAGAGTAGCATTCAGAGAGACGATAACGGAAGAAAGTAAATTCAACTATACGCATAAGAAACAATCAGGTGGTTCGGGTCAATTCGGTAGAGTCATTGGAAGATTGGAACCCATGGAAATGGACGCAGATACGAACAAGGATACTGCATTCGAAAATAGAATTATCGGTGGTAATATTCCTAATCAGTTCATACCTGCAATCGAGAAA GGTTTCCAAGAAGCCCTTGATCGAGGTTTATTAACTGGACATCCTATCTCTGGTTGTCGTTTCGTGttagaagatggatcagctCATTCTGTCGATTCCAACGAATTGGCATTCAGATTAGCTGCTATTGGAGCTTTCAGAGAATCTTTCCAAAAATCTAAACCTGTAATCTTGGAACCTGTAATGACGGTAGAAGTCGTTGCTCCTATCGAATTCCAAGGAAACGTTATTGGTGCTCtaaatcaaaggaaaggtACAATCGTCGATACAGAAATAAGAGATGATGAGTTCACTCTTACTGCTGAAGTAGCCTTGAATGATATGTTTGGTTACTCAAGTCAATTGAGAGGTATGACACAAGgtaaag